A genome region from Ctenopharyngodon idella isolate HZGC_01 chromosome 5, HZGC01, whole genome shotgun sequence includes the following:
- the hinfp gene encoding histone H4 transcription factor — MLERTGPHIVLFIQCFMMPPSGKRAPRREELLLELACEWGSCQETFDRMQDFCQHVEKHYKATVDSEADLPDEEHNCLWRDCGFCSVEGDAELLRHMFFHCYHTKLKQWGLAILKGHSDMGDCSVGLHNRNIVPEVQENFLCLWEHCEMSMDNPEWFYRHVEMHAHCLEANEENVLFCGWKDCEASFKGRFKLREHMRSHTQEKLVACPTCGGMFANNTKFFDHIRRQTSIEGQRFQCSHCSKRFATERLLRDHMRNHVNHYKCPLCDMTCPSPSSLRNHIKFRHSNEKPYSCDYCEYSCKNLIDLRKHLDTHSSEPAYRCDFTDCDYSTRSLYSIKNHYKRVHEGDYTPRYKCHVCEQCFTRGNNLTAHLRKKHQFKWPSGHPRFRYKEHEDGFMRLQLIRYESVELTEQLMRERQGEGDSSESIQQNVQSGEELEETMGGNTETGIRKEGAEVCRTQENAESVFLVLMAGTSSETDSMREGSVMHQLQDTAQQLGMEVV, encoded by the exons ATGTTGGAG AGGACTGGACcacacattgtgcttttcattCAGTGCTTCATGATGCCCCCGTCGGGTAAGCGCGCCCCGCGCAGAGAGGAGCTGCTGCTGGAGCTGGCGTGTGAGTGGGGCTCGTGTCAGGAGACGTTTGACAGGATGCAGGACTTCTGCCAGCACGTGGAGAAACATTATAAAGCTACCGTGGATAGTGAGGCAGACTTACCAG ATGAGGAGCATAACTGTCTATGGCGAGACTGTGGTTTTTGCTCAGTGGAAGGAGATGCGGAGCTACTCAGACACATGTTCTTCCATTGCTACCACACCAAGTTGAAGCAGTGGGGACTTGCTATACTCAAGGGCCACAGTGACATGGGTGACTGCTCGGTCGGCCTGCACAACCGCAACATTGTGCCTGAGGTCCAAGAGAACTTCCTCTGTCTTTGGGAGCATTGTGAG ATGTCTATGGATAATCCAGAGTGGTTCTACAGACATGTGGAGATGCATGCACACTGTCTCGAGGCTAATGAAGAGAATGTTTTGTTCTGTGGCTGGAAAG ACTGTGAGGCCTCTTTCAAAGGCAGGTTTAAGTTGCGAGAGCACATGCGTAGTCACACACAGGAAAAGCTGGTGGCATGTCCGACCTGCGGAGGAATGTTCGCCAACAATACAAAGTTCTTCGACCACATTCGACGGCAAACCTCCATAGAAG GTCAAAGATTTCAATGTTCTCACTGCTCTAAACGTTTCGCCACTGAGCGGCTGCTGAGAGACCACATGAGGAACCATG TCAACCATTATAAATGTCCACTGTGTGATATGACCTGTCCATCACCATCCTCGCTGAGAAACCACATCAAGTTTCGGCATTCTAATGAAAAGCCTTATAGCTGTGATTACTGCGAGTACAG CTGTAAAAACCTGATAGACTTGCGGAAGCATTTAGACACGCACAGCAGTGAGCCAGCTTATCGATGTGACTTCACTGACTGCGATTACTCTACCCGTTCCCTTTACTCAATCAAGAACCACTACAAACGCGTTCATGAG GGAGATTACACTCCTCGCTATAAGTGTCACGTGTGTGAGCAGTGCTTCACCCGGGGGAACAACCTCACTGCCCACTTACGCAAGAAACATCAGTTCAAATGGCCTTCAGGGCACCCAAGATTCAG GTATAAAGAGCACGAAGATGGATTCATGCGTCTGCAGCTGATCCGCTATGAGAGCGTGGAGCTAACAGAACAGCTGATGCGGGAGCGGCAGGGGGAGGGGGACAGCAGTGAATCCATCCAGCAGAACGTCCAGTCCGGGGAAGAACTGGAGGAGACCATGGGGGGAAATACAGAGACAGGAATAAGAAAAGAGGGAGCAGAGGTCTGTAGGACTCAGGAAAATGCTGAAAGTGTGTTCTTGGTGTTGATGGCCGGCACCTCCTCAGAAACAGACTCTATGAGGGAGGGGTCAGTGATGCATCAGCTACAGGACACCGCCCAACAGCTGGGCATGGAGGTGGTTTAA
- the si:ch211-117m20.4 gene encoding sushi, von Willebrand factor type A, EGF and pentraxin domain-containing protein 1: MKLGALLLLLLGSMHGVFTQVPITAFTERSAVEEDLGSGLLEVEQEDELGDTYWSGTAPLCFGGCKGRHRELKRDNCGDSDCCWVGYKSLCRVNCGKPDVDFNGMVYGSDWWVGSVVRYDCRPGFVLVGDPARACQSNGKWTPKPSCLRVCHRGRVEINEKDIDGTCSSTCPDAKSYAVPLNHECSRIEKCRTKESGWKRWFTRCNYCDCECFTPCASTG, translated from the exons ATGAAACTAGGAGCTCTTCTCCTTCTGCTTCTGGGGTCCATGCATGGGGTGTTCACGCAAGTGCCTATAACTGCATTTACTGAACGAAGTGCTGTGGAGGAAGATCTAGGAAGTG GTCTGTTAGAGGTGGAACAGGAGGATGAACTGGGAGACACTTACTGGTCCGGGACAGCCCCGCTTTGTTTTGGGGGGTGTAAGGGCAGACACAGGGAGCTAAAGAGAGACAACTGTGGAGATTCAGACTGCTGCTGGGTGGGATACAAATCCCTCTGTAGAG TTAATTGTGGAAAACCTGATGTGGACTTTAACGGGATGGTGTATGGGAGTGATTGGTGGGTGGGTTCTGTGGTGCGGTACGACTGCAGGCCAGGGTTCGTGTTGGTTGGAGATCCTGCTCGAGCTTGCCAGTCTAATGGGAAATGGACGCCCAAACCATCCTGCCTCA GAGTTTGTCATCGTGGCCGGGTTGAGATCAATGAGAAGGACATTGACGGGACGTGTTCATCCACCTGTCCTGATGCTAAGAGCTATGCGGTTCCTCTGAACCACGAATGCAGTCGCATTGAGAAATGCAGGACTAAAGAATCAGGCTGGAAGCGCTGGTTTACACGCTGCAACTACTGCGACTGTGAATGCTTCACTCCCTGTG CTTCTACAGGATAG
- the tcnbb gene encoding transcobalamin beta b, translating into MALTAITLLCIAALLPFPGLGDSEHSGELGLVLVKVNVTNKFTNKNVSYSTTVAKGMPMFGVLNKLQDTQSFSFTYSISKSYGIFLESVNGLAGSTEKHTYWELLSKKGKTITRLNVGIGCYQPRENEIFIMNFTTWG; encoded by the exons ATGGCTCTGACAGCGATTACTCTTCTGTGCATTGCAGCTTTGCTGCCTTTCCCAGGGCTGGGAGATAGTGAACACTCAG GAGAACTGGGCCTGGTGTTGGTTAAGGTGAATGTCACTAATAAATTCACTAACAAGAACGTCTCCTACTCCACCACTGTGGCAAAGGGAATGCCGATGTTTGGGGTCTTAAATAAACTACAGGACACACAAAGCTTCAG TTTCACATACAGCATTAGCAAAAGCTATGGCATATTTCTGGAAAGTGTGAACGGACTGGCTGGGTCTACTGAAAAGCACACGTACTGGGAGCTTCTGTCTAAGAAAGGAAAAACCATCACCCGTCTGAACGTGG GAATTGGCTGCTACCAACCCAGGGAAAATGAGATTTTCATTATGAATTTCACCACTTGGGGCTAA
- the tcnba gene encoding transcobalamin beta a, translating into MALTAITLLCFAALLPFPGLALPADSGKLEQVPVKVTVVNDFTNEVLSYSTTVIEEGLMFGVLNQLQDTSDNFKFSYTIHKTFGIYLESVNGLAGSDKDQTYWELLSEKAGVTTRLEVGIGCYQPQRDENLILRFTTWAKK; encoded by the exons ATGGCTCTGACAGCGATTACTCTTCTGTGCTTTGCAGCTTTGCTGCCTTTCCCAGGGCTGGCACTGCCTGCTGACTCAG GCAAGCTGGAACAGGTCCCTGTTAAGGTGACTGTCGTTAATGATTTCACTAATGAGGTTCTTTCCTACTCCACCACTGTGATAGAGGAAGGGCTGATGTTTGGTGTCTTAAATCAACTGCAGGACACCAGCGACAACTTcaa ATTCTCATATACTATTCACAAAACCTTTGGCATATATCTGGAGAGTGTAAATGGATTGGCTGGATCTGATAAGGACCAGACATACTGGGAGCTTCTGTCTGAGAAAGCAGGAGTTACAACCCGACTGGAAGTGG GAATTGGCTGCTACCAACCCCAGAGAGATGAGAATTTGATCCTGAGGTTCACCACTTGGGCCAAAAAATAG